AAAGGCGCAGGAAGCTCCACAGACACAGGATACGCAGGCAGGCGCCAGCGTTACGCCTGACGACGGACCGCTGGCCGATGATGACATTGTTGTTGTTACCGGGTCGCAGATTCGTGGCGCGCAGGTCGATGACGTTCTGCCGGTTACGGTGGTTGATGAAAAGCTGATCGAGGATATTGATCCGGCTTCTGGCGACGAGATTTTCCGCGCCATTCCCCAGGCGGGTTCGGTGGAATTTAACGAACAGAGCACGGCGGGCGGCGTGAACGGTGCCAGGGGTGATATTGCCTCGATCAATCTGCGTGGCCTGGGCACCGGCAACACACTGACATTGATCAACGGGCGGCGAATGCTTCTGAATCCGGGGTTTCAGACCGAACTTTTCGTCCCGGTCGTATCAGCCGATGCCAACACCATCGCGCCTGCCAGTGTGCGCCGGGTCGAAGTGCTGCGTGACGGCGCATCAGCGGTCTATGGTGCCGATGCTGTTGCCGGCGTGGTCAACACCATATTGCGCAGCAACCGCGAGGGCGGCTTCCTCCAGGGCAATTACCGCGCCTCGGACGGCACCGGCCTGTTCAGCTATCAGCTCAATGGCGGACTGGGCTTTGACTTTGCCGAAGGCCGCGCCAATTTCACCGTTTATGGCGGTTATTTCTACGAGAATGGTGCGCTGGCGACCGAGCGCGACTTTTCCCGTTCGAGTGACCTCAGGCGCTTCGTCGAGGGGACGCCATTTGAGGGCGATACCCAGTTCGACAACCGCTCGATCAACTCGCCCTTTGGCGCTTTCGATATCCAGGGATCAAGCGCCACATCATCCAATACTACGGTGTTGCGCGATGATGACTTTCACATTCAGCCATGCGCTCTTTTTGGTCCATCGGGCCAGCCCGGCGATGGCCGCTTCATCGATCTGGGCGGCGGGCTATGCGCCGATAATGGCGGCACGATCGACCGGGATATCCGCTATGATATCGGCGCCGATCGCCAGCTTTTCAGTCAGAAACAGCGCATCAACGTCCAGACGCTGTTCAACTATGAGCTGAGCGACAGCACCGAGTTCTTCTTCGAAGGGTCCTATTATCGTTCGGAAGCCTCGCGCCAGCGTGAACAGAACACCATGCTTTCGGCTGTTCCCCTCGGCATCGAGGCCACCGCCTTCTGGAACCCGCTGGGACCGGAAACGCTGGCGGATGGTTCGCCCAATCCCAACCGTGTCACCAACGGGCTTGGCCCGGGCGTAGGACCGGAAGGCCGGGCGCTGCTGCTGGAGGATTATCGCTTTATCGATGCCGGACCGCGCCAGGGCACCATAACCAAGGATGAATTCCGCCTGGTTGCCGGCCTGCGCGGCCAGATTGGCGGATGGGACTATGATACCGCCCTGCTTTATGCCCAGGCCAACACCACCGACCTGACCCGGAACCGCATTTCGGGCACGCTGGTCCAGGATGCCATCAACCGCACCGATGCCACCGCCTATAATCCGTTCAATGGCGGCTGTTTCGGAAATGTCGGCGTTGCTTCAAATTCGGGTGATTGTACTCCCAATGACCAGGCCATCATCGATGCGATCACTGTCGATGTCTTCCGCAAGGGCGAGACGACATTGGCGCTGGCCGACTTCAAGGTTTCCCGTCCCGATGTTTTTGAACTGCCTGCCGGAGGTGTCGGCATAGCGGCGGGTGTGGAATTTCGCCGCGAGACATTTGAGGATGATCGTGACCCACGGCTCGATGGCACCATCACCTTCACCAACGCGGTCAATGGCGATACGTTCGGCAGCGACGTGGTCGGTTCCAGTCCGTCGCCCGATACCAGCGGCAATCGCGAGGTGTATTCGGCCTTTGCCGAAGCTCTGATACCCATCGTTTCCGACGATATGGACATTCCGCTCATCAATGAACTGGAACTGCAGATCGCGGCGCGCTTTGAAGACTTTTCCGATTCATCCAGCGCTTTTGTTCCGCGTGCGGCGGTGGCGTGGCGTCCGGTTCGTGACATCCTGCTGCGTGGTGCCTGGTCACAGGGCTTCCGTGCGCCGAACCTGATCCAGATCAACGATGCCGGCACGACGCGTTCCAACTCGGTGCGGCGCGCGGTGGAATGCGTTGCCGAGATCATTCAGGGCATCTCTGAAGATGTTCCGGATTGCGGCACCCAGGGCACCATCGACTTCCGCTCCGGCGCACGTGACCTGGAGCCGGAGGATACTGAAAGCCTCAACTTCGGCATTGTCCTGACACCCAGCTTCATTCCCGGTCTGACGATTACTGCCGATTACTGGCGGGTCGAACAGGAAGGGATTATCGGTATTTTCGGCAACCAGAATGCACTGCTTCTGGACCTTGTCGAGCGGCTTCAGGGCGGTTTCAACCCCAATGTCGTTCGCGCCGCACCGACGCAGGAAGAGCTGGATCTCTATGCCGGCACCGGGATCAACCCGGCCGGGGACATCATCCAGATCCTCAATCCCTACCGAAATCTCGACGGTCGCACCTCTGATGGTCTGGACTTTGGCCTTTTCTACGATTTCGACACCAGCCTTGGCGAATTTCAGCTACAGTTCAATGCGGCACGCCTGCTTGGTTTCGAGCAGCTTGCCGGGCCTGATGCAGAGCCGCTCTTCACCGAGCTGACCGGCTTGCTGCAGAATATCCCGGAGCTTTCGGTCGGCGATGTCGCGGCGCTGCAGCCGATCAACTTCGGCGAATTGCTCGAGATTGATGGCCGCCCTAAATGGCGCTTTACCGGTGCCATACGTTGGGAAAGCGGGCCGGTCCGGGTCAATGTCTTCGGTCGCTATGTCGGCAGCGTGCTTGATCCGAGCGCGCAGCAAAATGATACGGCCGAGCTTTTCCGGGTCGATGACTGGTTCACCATGAACTTCGGTATCAGCTATCGTATCGACAACGACACCGCATTGAGTGGAACACGCATCCGTTTCGGTATCAACAACATCTTCAACGAGGCACCGCCCATTGCCGATGAAAGCTTTGGTTTTTATGGCAGTCTGCACAATGCACGCGGGCGGCAATTCTCCTTTGATATCCGCAAGGCTTTCTGATCGGCAAAGCGCCGCTTTTGGTGCAATATCCTGTCGCCAAGACAGACTGGGAGATTGGGGTTGATGCTTCGTATATTGAGGATGTGGGTAGCAGCATGGGTGTCGGTTCTGGCTATCGCCTCTGCCGCTCCGGCCTTTGCCGGACAGTGCAAGACCAGCCAGTTCAGCCTCGACACCGATTTCCCGGCCGGAGCTATGGCCAGCTGTGTGACTGTTGCCGAGGATCGCATCAGAATCATCATAGCGCCCGAGGACGCGCCGCCGATCAATCCCAGCCCTTGGTATGCCTTTCGGCTAACGCCCATTGCGCCGGGAGAGAGCGGCATGGTCGCGGTCGAGATCGACTATCCGCAATATGCCCATCGCTACTGGCCTAAGGTCAGCACCGATAACAGGATTTGGGACCGGTTGCAGCCGGATGCCGTGCAGTCTCTGGTCAAGGATGATGAGGGCCGCACAAAACGTGTGCTCTTGAAAGTCAGGCTTTCGGATATCCCGGTTTTTATCGCCGGGCAGGAGCTTCTGACACCGCAACACTATGATGACTGGTTCGCCATGGTCGAGAAGCATGGCGATGTGCGTAAATGGCGGCTGGGA
Above is a genomic segment from Pseudomonadota bacterium containing:
- a CDS encoding TonB-dependent receptor, whose product is MVAMGGAAKAQEAPQTQDTQAGASVTPDDGPLADDDIVVVTGSQIRGAQVDDVLPVTVVDEKLIEDIDPASGDEIFRAIPQAGSVEFNEQSTAGGVNGARGDIASINLRGLGTGNTLTLINGRRMLLNPGFQTELFVPVVSADANTIAPASVRRVEVLRDGASAVYGADAVAGVVNTILRSNREGGFLQGNYRASDGTGLFSYQLNGGLGFDFAEGRANFTVYGGYFYENGALATERDFSRSSDLRRFVEGTPFEGDTQFDNRSINSPFGAFDIQGSSATSSNTTVLRDDDFHIQPCALFGPSGQPGDGRFIDLGGGLCADNGGTIDRDIRYDIGADRQLFSQKQRINVQTLFNYELSDSTEFFFEGSYYRSEASRQREQNTMLSAVPLGIEATAFWNPLGPETLADGSPNPNRVTNGLGPGVGPEGRALLLEDYRFIDAGPRQGTITKDEFRLVAGLRGQIGGWDYDTALLYAQANTTDLTRNRISGTLVQDAINRTDATAYNPFNGGCFGNVGVASNSGDCTPNDQAIIDAITVDVFRKGETTLALADFKVSRPDVFELPAGGVGIAAGVEFRRETFEDDRDPRLDGTITFTNAVNGDTFGSDVVGSSPSPDTSGNREVYSAFAEALIPIVSDDMDIPLINELELQIAARFEDFSDSSSAFVPRAAVAWRPVRDILLRGAWSQGFRAPNLIQINDAGTTRSNSVRRAVECVAEIIQGISEDVPDCGTQGTIDFRSGARDLEPEDTESLNFGIVLTPSFIPGLTITADYWRVEQEGIIGIFGNQNALLLDLVERLQGGFNPNVVRAAPTQEELDLYAGTGINPAGDIIQILNPYRNLDGRTSDGLDFGLFYDFDTSLGEFQLQFNAARLLGFEQLAGPDAEPLFTELTGLLQNIPELSVGDVAALQPINFGELLEIDGRPKWRFTGAIRWESGPVRVNVFGRYVGSVLDPSAQQNDTAELFRVDDWFTMNFGISYRIDNDTALSGTRIRFGINNIFNEAPPIADESFGFYGSLHNARGRQFSFDIRKAF